The following proteins are co-located in the Gossypium hirsutum isolate 1008001.06 chromosome A02, Gossypium_hirsutum_v2.1, whole genome shotgun sequence genome:
- the LOC107951762 gene encoding F-box/kelch-repeat protein At5g60570 produces MVFRDLLKQPKMKVEGVEHESPVMAGLQSHVSLQLPLPSNQNLRISQDDWHLLAYLLLAHKTNTKGFGQGLLDKEVRALTFGYMGLNGKKPIIVARSGENHGGQSSDNSLLPGLNDDMALDILAWSSRSNYPNLACLNRKFRSLIGSGYLYKLRRQLGIIEHWVYLACNMMPWEAFDPMRQKWMRLPRIPCDDCFTCADKESLAVGSELLVFGRELSGFAIWMYSLVTHDWSKCPLMNLPRCLFGSSSLGELAIVAGGSDKNGNVLQSAELYNSEVGTWQTLPDMNFPRKLCSGFFMDGKFYVIGGMSSHTDCLTCGEEYNIETRSWRRIENMYPGRDAGTFHPAMRSPPLVAVVNNQLYSADQATNEVKKYDKVNNSWSVVKRLPVRADSSYGWGLAFKACGNSLLVIGAGGNGGHDDGVIVLHSWDPEEGNRDGQEWNVLAVKARAGAFVYNCAVMGC; encoded by the coding sequence ATGGTGTTTCGAGATTTACTTAAGCAACCAAAGATGAAAGTAGAAGGCGTAGAACATGAATCACCTGTAATGGCTGGTTTGCAAAGTCATGTCTCATTGCAGCTTCCACTGCCTTCCAATCAGAATTTGAGAATTTCACAAGATGATTGGCATTTATTGGCATATCTTCTCTTAGCTCATAAAACTAATACAAAAGGTTTTGGGCAAGGTTTGCTGGACAAGGAAGTGCGTGCTTTAACTTTTGGCTACATGGGACTAAATGGAAAGAAACCTATAATTGTGGCAAGATCGGGAGAAAATCATGGTGGACAATCATCGGATAACAGTCTACTACCTGGTCTTAATGATGACATGGCACTGGACATACTGGCATGGAGCAGCAGATCCAACTATCCAAATCTGGCCTGTTTAAACAGAAAATTTAGGTCACTTataggcagtggatatttataTAAACTGAGACGTCAGCTTGGCATAATTGAACACTGGGTTTATTTGGCCTGTAATATGATGCCTTGGGAAGCTTTTGATCCTATGAGACAGAAATGGATGAGACTACCTAGGATTCCATGTGATGATTGTTTTACTTGTGCTGACAAGGAGTCTCTTGCAGTGGGGAGTGAATTACTTGTATTTGGTCGTGAGTTGTCAGGATTTGCTATTTGGATGTATAGTTTGGTTACCCACGATTGGTCTAAATGCCCCCTAATGAATTTGCCTCGTTGTCTGTTTGGTTCTAGCAGCCTTGGGGAGTTAGCCATTGTTGCTGGGGGAAGTGATAAGAATGGCAATGTCCTACAATCTGCTGAGCTCTATAATTCTGAAGTAGGTACTTGGCAAACATTGCCCGATATGAACTTCCCGCGTAAACTATGTTCAGGATTTTTTATGGATGGGAAGTTTTATGTGATTGGGGGCATGTCAAGTCATACAGATTGTTTGACTTGTGGTGAAGAGTACAATATTGAGACAAGGTCATGGAGGAGGATAGAAAATATGTACCCTGGTCGTGATGCAGGTACATTTCATCCTGCTATGCGTTCACCTCCTTTAGTTGCTGTTGTAAATAATCAGCTTTACTCTGCTGATCAAGCAACTAATgaagtcaagaaatatgataaGGTTAATAACTCATGGAGTGTTGTGAAGAGACTACCTGTGAGGGCAGACTCTTCCTATGGTTGGGGGCTGGCATTTAAAGCATGCGGAAACAGTTTACTAGTAATAGGAGCTGGAGGTAATGGAGGGCATGATGATGGAGTAATTGTTCTGCATTCTTGGGATCCAGAGGAGGGAAACAGGGATGGACAAGAGTGGAATGTGCTTGCTGTCAAGGCACGGGCAGGTGCTTTTGTGTATAATTGTGCGGTAATGGGCTGTTAA